Proteins encoded in a region of the Mixophyes fleayi isolate aMixFle1 unplaced genomic scaffold, aMixFle1.hap1 Scaffold_178, whole genome shotgun sequence genome:
- the LOC142118982 gene encoding protein THEM6-like has product MWIVVLVLGLTAVLFSLLDVWYFVRAFLAVLKARLQPVVKDLLKEHTFSGLVLPHDLDFLLHMNNSRYLREADFARLSFFTRSGLFGAIHSLGAGMVMAACTVRYRRSLCLLEAFEIRTRLLCWDDKAFYVEQRFVAPSDGFVCAVLLSRQHILGNSPDKVVQTMCKRKVESPEFPDEVLHWIDYNDNSSQKLRAESGVSDSNKDQ; this is encoded by the exons ATGTGGATCGTGGTGCTGGTTCTCGGCCTGACTGCTGTCTTGTTTTCCCTGCTGGATGTCTGGTATTTTGTCCGTGCCTTCTTGGCGGTCCTGAAAGCTCGCCTGCAGCCCGTTGTGAAGGACCTCCTGAAGGAACATACGTTCTCCGGCCTGGTTCTGCCCCATGACCTAGACTTCCTGCTGCACATGAACAACTCCCGTTACCTCCGTGAGGCCGACTTCGCCCGGTTGTCTTTCTTCACCCGCAGTGGGCTCTTTGGGGCGATACACTCCTTAGGAGCCGGCATGGTGATGGCTGCTTGCACAGTGCGGTACAGGCGCTCACTTTGCCTGCTGGAGGCCTTCGAGATCCGCACGCGCCTGCTCTGCTGGGATGACAAGGCCTTCTACGTGGAGCAACGCTTTGTAGCCCCATCGGATGGCTTTGTCTGCGCTGTACTGCTAAGCCGCCAGCACATTCTGGGAAACTCCCCCGATAAAGTGGTACAGACCATGTGTAAGAGAAAG GTGGAGTCTCCGGAGTTCCCAGACGAGGTCCTGCACTGGATCGATTACAATGACAACAGCAGCCAGAAGCTGAGAGCAGAGAGTGGGGTGTCTGACAGCAATAAAGATCAGTAA